In Flavobacterium okayamense, a single window of DNA contains:
- the rplQ gene encoding 50S ribosomal protein L17: protein MRHGKKVNHLSRQTGHRKAMLANMACSLIEHKRINTTVAKAKALKQFVEPLVTKSKEDTTHNRRIVFSYLRNKYAVTELFREVAAKVGDRPGGYTRIIKLGNRLGDNADMAMIELVDFNTVYNGGKKEVKKSTRRGRSKKADAPATEAPAADSSENTEATE, encoded by the coding sequence ATGAGACACGGAAAAAAAGTAAATCACTTAAGTAGACAAACAGGTCATAGAAAAGCGATGTTAGCTAATATGGCATGTTCGTTAATCGAGCACAAGCGTATTAACACTACTGTTGCTAAAGCTAAAGCTTTAAAACAATTTGTTGAGCCACTTGTAACTAAGTCTAAAGAAGACACTACTCATAACAGACGTATTGTTTTCTCTTACTTACGTAACAAATATGCTGTTACAGAATTGTTCAGAGAAGTAGCTGCTAAAGTTGGTGACCGTCCAGGAGGATACACACGTATCATCAAGTTAGGTAACCGTTTAGGAGATAACGCTGATATGGCAATGATTGAATTAGTAGACTTTAATACAGTTTACAATGGTGGTAAAAAAGAAGTTAAGAAATCTACTCGTCGTGGTAGATCTAAAAAGGCTGATGCTCCTGCTACAGAAGCTCCAGCTGCTGATTCTTCTGAAAACACTGAAGCAACTGAATAA
- the rpsM gene encoding 30S ribosomal protein S13, with the protein MARIAGVDVPKQKRGIIALTYIFGIGKSRAKEILAKAQVSEDKKVQDWNDDEISAIRDAVSYFKIEGELRSEIQLNIKRLMDIGCQRGIRHRAGLPLRGQRTKNNSRTRKGKRKTVANKKKATK; encoded by the coding sequence ATGGCAAGAATCGCAGGGGTAGATGTACCTAAACAAAAAAGAGGAATCATTGCTTTAACATACATATTTGGTATTGGTAAAAGCAGAGCAAAAGAAATCTTAGCTAAAGCACAAGTAAGCGAAGATAAAAAGGTTCAAGATTGGAACGATGATGAAATCAGCGCAATTCGTGATGCTGTTTCATATTTCAAAATCGAAGGTGAATTACGTTCAGAAATTCAATTAAACATTAAACGTTTAATGGATATCGGATGTCAAAGAGGAATTCGTCATAGAGCTGGACTTCCATTAAGAGGTCAAAGAACTAAGAACAATTCTAGAACTAGAAAAGGTAAAAGAAAAACTGTTGCTAATAAGAAAAAAGCAACTAAATAA
- the infA gene encoding translation initiation factor IF-1, with translation MAKQSAIEQDGTIVEALSNAMFRVELENGHVVIAHISGKMRMHYIKLLPGDKVKLEMSPYDLTKARITYRY, from the coding sequence ATGGCAAAACAATCAGCAATAGAACAAGACGGAACAATTGTAGAGGCATTGTCAAATGCAATGTTTCGTGTAGAATTAGAGAACGGTCACGTTGTAATTGCTCATATTTCAGGTAAGATGCGTATGCACTACATTAAATTGTTACCTGGAGACAAGGTAAAACTTGAAATGAGCCCTTATGATTTGACTAAAGCAAGAATTACATATAGATACTAA
- the rpsD gene encoding 30S ribosomal protein S4 — MARYTGPQTKIARKFGEAIFGDDKAFERRNYPPGQHGLAKKRGKKSEYAVQLMEKQKAKYTYGILEKQFRNLYERASAASGVTGEILLQLCEARLDNVVYRMGIAPSRRAARQIVSHRHITVNGEVVNIPSFHLKAGDKVAVRAKSKSLEAIERSLSNSSQVYEWITWNNDTMEGTFVSVPQRLQIPENIKEQLIVELYNK, encoded by the coding sequence ATGGCAAGATATACTGGTCCACAAACAAAAATCGCACGTAAATTCGGCGAAGCAATTTTCGGAGACGATAAAGCTTTCGAAAGAAGAAATTACCCTCCAGGACAACATGGTTTAGCAAAAAAGAGAGGTAAAAAATCTGAGTACGCTGTTCAGTTAATGGAAAAGCAAAAAGCTAAATATACTTATGGTATTTTAGAAAAGCAATTCAGAAACTTGTACGAAAGAGCATCTGCTGCGTCAGGTGTAACAGGTGAAATTTTATTACAATTATGTGAAGCTCGTTTAGATAACGTAGTTTACAGAATGGGTATTGCTCCTTCACGTAGAGCAGCTCGTCAAATTGTTTCTCACCGTCATATTACAGTTAATGGTGAAGTTGTGAACATTCCTTCTTTTCACTTAAAAGCTGGTGATAAAGTAGCTGTTCGCGCAAAATCGAAATCTTTAGAGGCGATCGAGCGTTCTTTATCTAATTCTTCTCAAGTGTATGAGTGGATTACTTGGAATAACGATACTATGGAAGGTACTTTTGTATCTGTTCCTCAAAGACTTCAAATTCCAGAAAATATTAAAGAACAACTAATCGTTGAGTTGTATAACAAATAA
- the secY gene encoding preprotein translocase subunit SecY, giving the protein MKKFIDSLVNVWKIEELKNRILLTLGLLLVYRFGAQVTLPGIDATKLGNLSNQTDEGIGWLINVFTGGAFSQASVFALGIMPYISASIVVQLMGIAIPYLQKLQKDGESGRRKINQITRWLTIAITLVQGPGYIYNLYRTLPGDAFLLGFSSFAFLFSSVLILVTGTIFAMWLGEKITDKGIGNGISLLIMVGIIARLPEAFLQEFVSRTSTEVGGGVMMIVIEIILWLLVIIASVLLVMAVRRIPVQYARRTVSGDFEQDMMGSRQFIPLKLNASGVMPIIFAQAIMFIPAALSGISSSDSAQSIATMFKNPFGLVYNIVFGLLIVIFTYFYTAITVPTNKMADDLKRSGGFIPGVKPGVETSDYLDKIMSLITFPGSLFLALIAILPAIVVSLLNVQGAWGYFYGGTSLLIMVGVAIDTIQQINSYLLNRHYDGLMKSGKNRKAVA; this is encoded by the coding sequence ATGAAGAAATTTATAGATTCTTTAGTTAATGTTTGGAAAATCGAAGAGTTAAAAAATCGTATTTTATTAACTCTAGGATTGTTATTAGTGTATCGTTTTGGTGCTCAAGTAACACTTCCAGGTATTGATGCTACTAAATTAGGAAATCTATCGAATCAAACCGATGAAGGAATTGGATGGTTAATCAATGTGTTTACAGGAGGTGCGTTTTCGCAAGCTTCTGTATTCGCATTAGGTATTATGCCTTACATTTCTGCTTCCATTGTAGTACAGTTGATGGGTATTGCTATACCTTATTTACAAAAACTACAAAAAGATGGAGAAAGTGGACGTAGAAAAATCAATCAAATTACAAGATGGCTTACTATAGCAATCACTTTAGTTCAAGGTCCTGGTTATATTTATAACTTGTACAGAACGTTACCAGGTGATGCCTTTTTATTAGGTTTTAGCTCATTTGCTTTCTTATTTTCATCTGTTTTAATCTTAGTTACAGGTACAATTTTTGCAATGTGGTTAGGTGAAAAGATTACTGATAAAGGTATTGGTAATGGTATTTCATTATTGATCATGGTTGGAATTATAGCTCGTTTACCAGAAGCATTCTTACAAGAGTTTGTTTCAAGAACTTCAACAGAAGTTGGTGGTGGGGTTATGATGATTGTTATCGAAATCATCTTATGGTTGTTGGTAATTATTGCTTCTGTATTGTTAGTAATGGCAGTAAGAAGAATTCCTGTTCAATATGCAAGAAGAACTGTATCTGGAGATTTCGAACAAGATATGATGGGTTCTAGACAGTTTATTCCGTTAAAGTTAAACGCGTCGGGAGTTATGCCTATCATTTTTGCACAAGCAATCATGTTTATACCAGCTGCATTATCTGGAATTTCAAGTTCAGATTCTGCACAGTCAATCGCTACTATGTTTAAAAATCCTTTCGGATTAGTATATAATATAGTGTTTGGTTTGTTAATTGTAATTTTTACGTATTTTTACACCGCAATTACAGTTCCTACAAACAAAATGGCTGATGATTTAAAAAGAAGTGGAGGATTTATTCCAGGAGTTAAACCGGGTGTTGAAACAAGTGATTATTTAGATAAAATTATGTCTTTAATTACTTTTCCAGGTTCGTTATTTTTAGCCTTAATTGCAATATTACCTGCAATTGTTGTTAGTTTATTAAACGTACAAGGTGCTTGGGGATATTTTTATGGAGGAACTTCTTTGTTAATTATGGTAGGTGTTGCAATTGATACTATTCAGCAAATAAATTCTTATTTATTGAATAGACACTATGATGGCTTGATGAAAAGTGGTAAAAATAGAAAAGCAGTAGCTTAA
- the ykgO gene encoding type B 50S ribosomal protein L36, with amino-acid sequence MKVRASVKKRSAECIIVRRKGRLYVINKKNPRFKQRQG; translated from the coding sequence ATGAAAGTAAGAGCGTCAGTAAAAAAGAGAAGTGCCGAGTGCATTATTGTGCGTAGAAAAGGCAGATTATACGTGATTAATAAAAAAAATCCTAGATTTAAACAAAGACAAGGATAA
- the rpsK gene encoding 30S ribosomal protein S11 yields the protein MAKTTAKKRKVIVESTGEAHINATFNNIIISLTNKKGEVISWSSAGKMGFRGSKKNTPYAAQMAAEDCSKVALEAGLKKVKVYVKGPGNGRESAIRSIHNGGIEVTEIIDVTPMPHNGCRPPKRRRV from the coding sequence ATGGCTAAGACAACAGCAAAAAAACGTAAGGTTATCGTTGAATCTACGGGAGAAGCACATATTAATGCTACTTTTAACAATATCATTATTTCTTTAACAAATAAGAAAGGTGAAGTTATTTCTTGGTCTTCAGCTGGTAAAATGGGCTTTAGAGGTTCTAAAAAGAACACTCCTTATGCAGCTCAAATGGCAGCAGAAGATTGTAGTAAAGTAGCTCTTGAGGCTGGACTTAAAAAAGTAAAAGTTTACGTTAAAGGTCCAGGTAACGGTAGAGAATCAGCTATTCGTTCTATCCATAATGGTGGAATCGAAGTAACTGAAATCATTGATGTTACTCCAATGCCTCATAACGGATGTCGTCCTCCTAAGAGAAGAAGAGTTTAA
- the rplO gene encoding 50S ribosomal protein L15 — protein sequence MNLSNLQPAEGSVHNQNKRVGRGQGSGKGGTSTRGHKGAKSRSGYSKKIGFEGGQMPLQRRVPKFGFKNINRVEYQGVNLDTIQLLVDNGLITDTLDFDVLVENRLATKNSLVKILGRGELKAKLKVSAHKFTATAKAAIEAAGGEAVSL from the coding sequence ATGAATTTAAGTAACTTACAACCAGCTGAAGGTTCAGTTCACAACCAAAATAAAAGAGTAGGTAGAGGGCAAGGTTCTGGTAAAGGTGGTACTTCTACAAGAGGTCACAAAGGAGCTAAATCTCGTTCAGGTTACTCTAAGAAAATTGGTTTTGAAGGAGGTCAAATGCCACTTCAAAGACGTGTTCCTAAGTTTGGATTCAAAAATATCAACAGAGTTGAATATCAAGGTGTAAACTTAGATACAATTCAATTATTAGTAGACAATGGTCTTATTACTGATACTTTAGATTTTGACGTATTAGTAGAAAATCGTTTAGCTACAAAAAATAGCTTAGTAAAGATTTTAGGAAGAGGTGAGCTAAAAGCTAAACTTAAAGTAAGTGCTCACAAATTTACAGCTACTGCTAAAGCCGCTATCGAAGCTGCTGGTGGTGAAGCTGTATCTTTATAA
- the carA gene encoding glutamine-hydrolyzing carbamoyl-phosphate synthase small subunit — protein sequence MKYTNRSKAVLVLKDGTIFHGKSIGIEGVTFGEVAFNTGTTGYQEIFTDPSYFGQIMVTTNAHIGNYGVNDVEVESNSVKISGLVCKNFSFNYSRTNASESLIDYFKKQNLIVISDVDTRALVSYIRDNGAMNAVICTDGTPIEELKSKLSQVPEMNGLELASRVSTKEPYFFGNENAKYKISALDLGIKTNILRNLSKRDCYIKVFPYNSSYSDLKSFNPDGYFLSNGPGDPEPLESAQQVARDILADNQPVFGICLGHQVLALANGIPTYKMFNGHRGINHPVKNLLTGKGEITSQNHGFAVSKEELEKHPEFELTHVHLNDGTVAGMKMKNKNCFSVQYHPEASPGPHDSSYLFDQFIENIKAK from the coding sequence ATGAAATACACAAATCGTTCAAAAGCCGTTTTAGTTCTTAAAGACGGTACAATTTTCCACGGAAAATCTATTGGAATAGAAGGAGTTACTTTTGGAGAAGTTGCTTTTAATACAGGTACTACTGGTTATCAAGAAATTTTTACAGATCCTTCTTATTTTGGGCAAATAATGGTTACAACTAATGCTCATATAGGAAATTACGGTGTAAATGATGTAGAAGTTGAGTCTAATAGTGTGAAAATTTCTGGCTTAGTTTGTAAAAATTTTAGTTTTAATTACTCTAGAACTAACGCCTCTGAAAGTTTGATAGATTACTTCAAAAAACAAAATTTAATTGTTATATCTGATGTAGATACAAGAGCTTTAGTTAGCTATATTAGAGATAATGGTGCTATGAATGCTGTAATTTGTACAGATGGTACTCCTATTGAAGAATTAAAATCAAAATTATCACAAGTACCCGAAATGAATGGTTTGGAATTAGCATCAAGAGTTTCAACTAAAGAACCTTATTTCTTTGGTAATGAAAATGCTAAGTATAAAATTTCGGCTTTAGATTTGGGAATTAAAACTAACATCCTAAGAAATTTATCCAAAAGAGATTGCTATATTAAAGTTTTTCCTTACAATTCAAGTTATTCAGATTTAAAGAGTTTTAATCCTGATGGTTATTTCTTGTCAAATGGGCCTGGTGATCCTGAGCCACTAGAATCTGCTCAACAAGTAGCAAGAGATATTTTAGCCGACAACCAACCTGTTTTTGGAATTTGCTTAGGACATCAAGTATTAGCTTTAGCTAATGGTATTCCAACATACAAGATGTTTAATGGACATAGAGGAATTAATCATCCAGTAAAAAACCTTTTAACTGGTAAGGGGGAAATTACATCACAAAATCATGGATTCGCAGTATCTAAAGAAGAATTAGAAAAACATCCAGAATTTGAACTGACCCATGTTCATTTAAATGATGGAACGGTAGCAGGAATGAAAATGAAAAATAAAAACTGTTTTTCAGTTCAATATCACCCTGAAGCTAGCCCAGGACCTCATGATTCGTCATATTTATTTGACCAATTTATTGAAAACATTAAAGCAAAATAA
- a CDS encoding DNA-directed RNA polymerase subunit alpha yields the protein MALFNFQKPDKVIMIDSTDFEGKFEFRPLEPGYGLTVGNALRRVLLSSLEGYAITSVRIEGVDHEFSTITGVVEDVTEIILNLKQVRFKRQIEDIDNESVSISLSGKDQITAGDFQKFISGFQVLNPDLVICNLDSKTTINMELSIEKGRGYVPAEENKKANAPIGTIFTDSIYTPVKNVKYSIENYRVEQKTDYEKLVFEIITDGSIHPKDALTEAAKTLIHHFMLFSDERITLEADEIAQTESYDEESLHMRQLLKTKLVDMDLSVRALNCLKAAEVDTLGDLVSFNKNDLMKFRNFGKKSLTELDELVAAKGLNFGMDLSKYKLDKE from the coding sequence ATGGCATTATTTAATTTTCAAAAGCCCGATAAAGTTATCATGATCGATTCTACCGATTTTGAAGGCAAATTCGAATTTAGACCTTTAGAACCGGGATATGGATTGACTGTTGGTAATGCATTAAGAAGAGTTTTACTTTCTTCACTTGAAGGATACGCTATTACTTCTGTAAGAATTGAAGGTGTAGATCACGAGTTTTCTACAATTACAGGTGTAGTTGAGGATGTAACAGAAATCATCTTAAACTTAAAACAAGTTCGTTTTAAGCGTCAAATAGAAGATATTGACAATGAGTCTGTTTCAATTTCACTTTCTGGTAAAGATCAAATTACTGCTGGAGATTTCCAAAAATTCATTTCTGGTTTTCAAGTATTAAACCCAGATTTAGTAATTTGTAATTTAGATAGTAAAACAACTATCAACATGGAACTTTCTATCGAAAAAGGTAGAGGGTATGTTCCTGCTGAAGAAAACAAAAAAGCAAACGCACCTATTGGAACTATCTTTACAGACTCTATTTACACTCCAGTAAAAAATGTAAAGTATTCAATTGAAAACTATCGTGTTGAGCAAAAAACTGATTATGAAAAATTAGTTTTTGAAATCATTACAGATGGATCAATTCATCCAAAAGATGCTTTAACTGAAGCAGCTAAAACGTTGATTCACCACTTTATGTTGTTTTCTGATGAGAGAATTACATTAGAGGCTGATGAAATTGCTCAAACTGAATCTTATGATGAAGAGTCATTACACATGCGTCAGTTGTTAAAAACTAAGCTTGTAGATATGGATCTTTCAGTTAGAGCATTAAATTGTTTAAAAGCGGCTGAAGTTGATACTTTAGGAGACTTAGTATCTTTCAATAAAAACGACTTGATGAAATTCCGTAATTTCGGTAAAAAATCACTTACTGAATTAGATGAATTAGTTGCGGCTAAAGGTCTTAATTTCGGAATGGATTTAAGTAAATATAAATTAGATAAAGAATAA